A single region of the Triticum dicoccoides isolate Atlit2015 ecotype Zavitan chromosome 2B, WEW_v2.0, whole genome shotgun sequence genome encodes:
- the LOC119364724 gene encoding ankyrin-3-like, with amino-acid sequence MAVLLRPAAIAGGRQVWPVAEEQADAAAAASQRLVEAVARGDSREAGELLASGRADVNYAGVVWLDARRVAEAALREGAAAELRASREEIRADVSPLFLAAGNGDVALVRALLAKGADVNGKVFRGYPATAAAREGRAEVAELLVRAGASQPACEEAIVEAALQGQAALAAIFMRSDLVRPRVAVHALVSAATRGFVDVVDTLVKCGADPNATSRVLLRSLKPSLHLNVDCTALFAAIVSRQVAVVRQLLQAGVKRDTKVRLGAWSWDAATGEELRVGAGLAEPYDAAWCAVEYYESTGSILRMLLQSGYSSGATHLGRTLLHHAILCGGVGAVETLLASGAECEAAVRTSRSGRFRPVHLAARLGQPEILQTLMDKGCDVNARAEAGDVAVILAARHKQEDCLRVLVSAGADVALLNLAGESAASVASSGGWKAGFERAVLGAIRSGTIPLSSDRHVFSPMMFTARCGDAAALEVLLAQHGVDVDEQDADGCSPIMAAAKEGNVDAFRGLVFAGANVRLCNKRGETAIGLAQQSKKRDLFEQVMLDFALEKGMPAGGFYALHCASRRGDSAAVHHLASTGYDVNIPDGDGYTPLMLAAREGHAAVCELLISHGARCDIQTARGETALSLARSALATAAFNKAEDVIMDELGRQLVLAGAHVVKHTKGGRGRPHGKSLRMVAAAGVLRWGGSSRRNVMCVEAEVGGSSAFQRHRQRKGRRGDDAYAPGLFRVVTATGKEVHFVCQGGEEAAELWVRGIRALTRAVFGKRGN; translated from the exons ATGGCGGTGCTGCTGCgcccggcggcgatcgccggcggcCGGCAGGTGTGGCCGGTGGCggaggagcaggccgacgcggcggcggcggcctcccagcGGCTCGTGGAGGCGGTGGCGCGCGGCGACTCGAGGGAGGCGGGCGAGCTGCTCGCGTCCGGGCGCGCGGACGTGAACTACGCCGGTGTGGTGTGGCTCGACGCGCGGCGGGTGGCGGAGGCGGCGCTGCGGGAGGGCGCCGCCGCCGAGCTGCGCGCGTCGCGCGAGGAGATCCGCGCCGACGTCTCGCCGCTCTTCCTCGCCGCCGGAAACGGGGACGTCGCGCTCGTCCGCGCGCTGCTC GCAAAGGGTGCGGACGTGAACGGGAAGGTGTTCCGCGGGTACCCGGCGACGGCAGCAGCGCGGGAGGGGCGCGCGGAGGTGGCGGAGCTGCTGGTGCGCGCCGGTGCGTCGCAGCCGGCTTGCGAGGAGGCCATCGTGGAGGCAGCGCTGCAGGGGCAGGCTGCCCTGGCGGCCATCTTCATGCGCTCCGACCTCGTCCGCCCGCGCGTCGCCGTGCACGCGCTCGTGTCTGCGGCCACTCGCGGCTTCGTCGACGTGGTCGACACGCTCGTCAAG TGTGGGGCTGATCCAAACGCGACCTCCCGGGTGCTTCTGCGTTCTCTCAAGCCATCACTGCACCTCAACGTCGACTGCACAGCGCTCTTCGCCGCGATCGTGAGCCGGCAAGTCGCCGTGGTTCGTCAGCTACTTCAG GCTGGTGTGAAGAGGGACACCAAGGTGAGGCTTGGAGCGTGGTCCTGGGACGCGGCCACCGGGGAGGAGCTGCGCGTCGGCGCGGGTCTCGCGGAGCCCTACGATGCGGCCTGGTGCGCCGTGGAGTACTACGAGTCCACCGGCTCCATCCTCCGCATGCTCCTGCAGAGCGGGTACTCGTCGGGCGCCACGCACCTTGGCCGGACGCTGCTCCACCACGCCATCCTCTGCGGGGGCGTCGGCGCCGTCGAGACGCTGCTGGCTTCTGGCGCCGAATGCGAAGCTGCCGTGAGGACGTCCCGGAGCGGCAGGTTCAGGCCTGTTCACTTGGCCGCGCGCCTCGGCCAGCCGGAGATCCTGCAGACGCTCATGGACAAGGGCTGCGACGTCAACGCGAGGGCGGAGGCTGGCGATGTCGCTGTCATCCTGGCCGCGCGCCACAAGCAAGAGGACTGCCTCAGGGTTCTCGTGTCAGCCGGAGCGGACGTCGCGCTGTTGAACTTGGCAGGCGAGTCCGCGGCCTCCGTCGCCTCTTCGGGTGGCTGGAAGGCGGGCTTTGAACGTGCCGTTCTTGGCGCGATTCGGTCCGGGACCATCCCTCTGTCCAGCGATCGGCATGTGTTCTCGCCCATGATGTTCACGGCACGATGCGGTGATGCCGCTGCGCTGGAGGTGCTGCTCGCCCAGCACGGCGTGGACGTGGACGAGCAGGACGCGGACGGGTGCTCGCCCATAATGGCCGCTGCCAAGGAGGGCAATGTTGACGCCTTCCGCGGCCTCGTGTTCGCTGGCGCCAACGTGAGGCTGTGCAACAAGCGTGGCGAGACGGCTATTGGGCTCGCGCAGCAGAGCAAGAAGAGGGACCTCTTCGAGCAGGTCATGCTCGACTTCGCGCTGGAGAAGGGCATGCCGGCAGGCGGGTTCTACGCCCTGCACTGCGCGTCCCGGCGCGGCGACAGCGCGGCCGTGCATCACCTGGCGAGCACGGGCTACGACGTCAACATCCCGGACGGCGACGGCTACACCCCGCTCATGCTAGCCGCGAGAGAAGGCCATGCGGCCGTGTGCGAGCTCCTGATCTCCCACGGCGCCCGGTGCGACATCCAGACCGCACGGGGCGAGACGGCGCTCTCGCTCGCGCGGTCGGCGCTGGCCACTGCCGCGTTCAACAAGGCCGAGGACGTGATCATGGACGAACTGGGCCGGCAGCTGGTCCTGGCGGGCGCGCACGTCGTGAAGCACACCAAGGGCGGGCGCGGGAGGCCGCACGGCAAGTCGCTGCGGATGGTCGCCGCAGCCGGCGTGCTCCGGTGGGGCGGGTCGAGCCGGCGCAACGTGATGTGCGTGGAGGCCGAGGTCGGGGGCAGCTCGGCGTTCCAGCGGCACCGGCAGAGGAAGGGCCGCCGAGGCGATGACGCGTACGCGCCGGGGCTGTTCCGCGTGGTGACGGCGACGGGGAAAGAGGTGCACTTCGTGTGCCAgggcggggaggaggcggcggagctgtGGGTGCGGGGCATCAGGGCGCTCACCAGGGCGGTGTTCGGCAAGCGGGGGAACTAG